Proteins from a genomic interval of Papaver somniferum cultivar HN1 chromosome 4, ASM357369v1, whole genome shotgun sequence:
- the LOC113272796 gene encoding uncharacterized protein LOC113272796, with the protein MSLFKKTYGSNIKYHHARRGKEAVFEDQYGDDEKSYSDLNWYVKAIEQTNPDSFVKIEVDEETGRFKRIFICFGACKHSYRYLRPMIYLDATFLIGRFRGTLMAATCVNGNDGFYPYAFAIVLSKNKDNWFWFLDNLQQVVDDRPIVFLSDRHEGLLQGIPRAFPGSYQAIAFTTSSAISLLTIPKEKRENAFFPVCRYAAHSSSIAESFNNWILEFKKLHAFSLLDAIHLKVMQMNSKRRVEGLENFNTRLTPVYEDLLNENINIGRTWTVVESMERLYEVRSPRTHSVDLLERTYFLLCQKLCTIMYTLIFPNL; encoded by the exons ATGTCACTCtttaagaagacttatgggtccaatattaagtatcaccatgcccgtaGAGGAAAAGAAGCTGTATTTGAAGATCAATATGGTGACGACGAGAAGTCTTATAGTGATTTAAATTGGTATGTGAAAGCcattgagcaaactaatcctgatAGCTTTGTGAAAattgaagttgatgaagaaactgGAAGATTTAAGCGGATTTTCATCTGTTTCGGTGCTTGCAAGCATAGCTATAGGTATCTCAggcccatgatttacttggacgctACTTTCCTCATTGGTAGATTCAGGGGTACTTTGATGGCTGCAACATGTGTCAATGGAAATGATGGTTTTTACCCATATGCCTTTGCTATTGTTTTATCTAAAAACAAAgacaattggttttggtttctggatAATCTTCAACAAGTGGTCGATGATCGTCcgattgttttccttagtgatcgtCACGAAGGACTTCTGCAGGGCATTCCAAGAGCATTTCCTGGTTCATATCAAGCTATTGCTTTTACCACATCAAGTGCAATCTCCCTATT GACCATTCCAAAGGAGAAACGGGAAAATGCATTTTTCCCTGTATGCAGATATGCTGCTCACTCTTCATCTATTGCAGAGTCATTCAATAACTGGATTCTTGAGTTCAAAAAGCTGCATGCTTTTTCTCTTCTCGATGCGATACA TTTGAAGGTTATGCAGATGAATTCTAAGAGAAGGGTAGAAGGTCTTGAAAATTTTAACACTAGGCTCACTCCCGTATACGAGGATTTACTAAACGAGAACATCAacattggtcgtacttggactGTTGTTGAGTCTATGGAAAGATTGTATGAAGTCAGGTCTCCCCGCACTCATTCTGTAGATCTGTTGGAGAGAACTT ATTTTCTACTCTGTCAGAAACTGTGCACAATCATGTACACCTTAATATTTCCTAACCTGTAA